In the genome of Candidatus Krumholzibacteriia bacterium, the window CGCCGAATTGGAACAGGCGCTCACCGGGATCGACCGGCGAGTGGACCCGGACCGCGTCCGCCGGATCGAAAGGGAACTGGCGAGGCGTGGCGCGCCTCCGAGGGCGAGGGCCGAGCGGCCGCCGGTAGCGCGAGGCGAGGTGTGGACCGAGCGCCCGGCCTTCACCGGAAACGGCCGTGAGTACTTCGGGATCTGGATCGTGAACCTCCTGCTCACGGTCGTCACGCTGGGCTTCTTCCTGCCGTGGGCGCACGTGCGTTCGCGCAAGTACCTGTATCGCCACACGCACCTCGGCGGCCATTCCTTCGACTACGTCGCCGAACCGCGTCGTCTGCTCGCCGGCTACCTGATCGTCGCGGCTCTCGTCGGCCTGTACTTCGCGTTCTCCTACCTGCACCCGCTGCTCGCCTTCGTGGTCTTCGCGGGCTTCGGCCTGTCGATCCCGTGGCTGTTGTACAAGTCGATCCGCTTCTTCCTGGCGAATTCGGCGTACCGCAACCTGCGCTTCCGGTTCGAGGGCACCACTGGCGACTCGTACATCTACTACATGGTGCTGCCGCCATTGATCAGCCTGAGCCTCGGGCTCGCGGCTCCCTGGTACGAGAAGGTGCGGCGGGAGTACTTCTACGACAACGTGCGCTACGGGAGCCTGCGGTCGTCCGCGATGCTCGACACCCGCTTCTTCTACATCGTTCTCTTCGGTGGGGCGCTCCTCGTCGGCCTCCTCTCGTTGCTCGTGGCGATGGCGTTGACCCCTGTTTCGGTCGCGTTGGGTGGGCAGGGAGGTGGACCGGGTGGGGAGGTCCAGTCGATGTGGGCGTTCCTGCCGACCGTCCCCGTCTATCTGCTCGTGTTCTGCTTCGGGATCTTCGCGGCGATCAAGCTCACCGACCATTGCTGGAACGGGACCCGGTTCGAGGCCGGCGACGGCGATCGCGCCGTGCAGGTGACTCTCCGGTCGCGCATCAGCGGCGCGCGGTACGTCTGGATCGTGCTGCAGAACGTCGTGCT includes:
- a CDS encoding YjgN family protein, giving the protein MWTERPAFTGNGREYFGIWIVNLLLTVVTLGFFLPWAHVRSRKYLYRHTHLGGHSFDYVAEPRRLLAGYLIVAALVGLYFAFSYLHPLLAFVVFAGFGLSIPWLLYKSIRFFLANSAYRNLRFRFEGTTGDSYIYYMVLPPLISLSLGLAAPWYEKVRREYFYDNVRYGSLRSSAMLDTRFFYIVLFGGALLVGLLSLLVAMALTPVSVALGGQGGGPGGEVQSMWAFLPTVPVYLLVFCFGIFAAIKLTDHCWNGTRFEAGDGDRAVQVTLRSRISGARYVWIVLQNVVLMVLTLGMFTPFAIVRLYRYRVSRVEVSGHGSLDDVIAVAEDDPDAVGESASEVFDLDFGF